One region of Sporohalobacter salinus genomic DNA includes:
- the pdxS gene encoding pyridoxal 5'-phosphate synthase lyase subunit PdxS → MDKERYELNKNLAQMLKGGVIMDVTTPKQAQIAEKAGAVAVMALERVPADIRQEGGVARSSDPAMVKEIIESVTIPVMAKARIGHFVEAQILEEIGVDYIDESEVLTPADEDNHIDKTNFDVPFVCGATDLGEALRRIGEGASMIRTKGEAGTGNVVEAVRHMRKINAQIRELTTKDSEELMTVAKELGAPFELLKHVADNGELPVINFAAGGVATPADASMMMQLGCDGVFVGSGIFKSGNPNKRGRAIVEAVTHYDDPAVVAEVSENLGEAMVGINVDTLSNDEKLAQRGW, encoded by the coding sequence ATGGATAAAGAAAGATATGAATTGAATAAGAATTTAGCTCAAATGTTAAAAGGCGGCGTAATTATGGATGTTACTACTCCTAAGCAAGCTCAGATTGCTGAAAAAGCAGGAGCAGTAGCAGTAATGGCTTTAGAGAGAGTACCGGCTGATATTCGTCAAGAAGGCGGTGTAGCTCGATCTTCAGATCCAGCTATGGTTAAGGAAATTATTGAATCAGTTACTATTCCGGTAATGGCTAAAGCACGTATTGGTCATTTTGTAGAAGCTCAGATTTTAGAGGAGATAGGTGTAGACTACATAGACGAAAGTGAAGTTTTAACTCCTGCTGATGAAGATAATCATATTGATAAGACTAATTTTGATGTTCCTTTTGTCTGCGGAGCTACTGATTTAGGTGAAGCATTACGCAGAATTGGTGAGGGAGCTAGTATGATTCGTACCAAAGGAGAGGCCGGTACTGGTAATGTAGTAGAAGCAGTGCGTCATATGCGTAAAATTAATGCTCAGATTAGAGAATTGACAACCAAAGATAGTGAAGAATTGATGACGGTAGCTAAAGAGTTGGGAGCACCTTTTGAATTACTTAAACATGTTGCAGATAATGGGGAATTACCAGTAATTAATTTTGCTGCTGGAGGAGTAGCTACTCCGGCTGATGCCTCAATGATGATGCAGTTAGGCTGTGACGGAGTTTTTGTTGGTTCAGGTATTTTCAAATCAGGTAATCCTAATAAACGAGGTCGGGCTATTGTTGAAGCTGTAACTCATTATGATGATCCAGCAGTAGTAGCTGAAGTATCTGAAAATTTAGGTGAAGCGATGGTAGGAATTAATGTCGATACCTTATCAAATGATGAGAAATTAGCTCAACGGGGTTGGTAG
- the pdxT gene encoding pyridoxal 5'-phosphate synthase glutaminase subunit PdxT produces MVRVGVLALQGGVEEHLTLLESFSEVVASPVKKRNELTKLDGLIIPGGESTTIGRLIEVFDLKETLIRLGREGLPIWGTCAGMIMLAKDIIGEEQNHLGLMNIEVKRNGYGNQLASFRTEVEVPKVAEESLPLVFIRAPYITEVGSEVEVLVRIDENIVAVEEENFLATSFHPELTTNSKFHQYFIDKVKAHIQRDEIKIGV; encoded by the coding sequence ATGGTTAGAGTAGGAGTATTAGCTCTTCAAGGGGGAGTTGAAGAACACTTAACTCTGTTAGAATCCTTTTCAGAAGTTGTAGCTTCTCCGGTTAAGAAGCGAAATGAATTAACTAAGTTAGATGGATTGATCATTCCAGGAGGTGAAAGCACAACAATAGGTAGATTGATTGAAGTCTTTGATCTTAAAGAAACATTGATTAGATTAGGTAGAGAAGGTCTTCCAATTTGGGGTACCTGTGCTGGAATGATTATGTTAGCTAAAGATATTATTGGAGAAGAACAAAACCATCTAGGATTGATGAATATTGAAGTTAAAAGAAATGGCTATGGTAATCAATTAGCTAGCTTTCGAACCGAAGTTGAGGTTCCAAAAGTAGCTGAAGAAAGTCTACCGTTGGTCTTTATTCGTGCTCCCTATATTACAGAAGTAGGGTCTGAAGTGGAAGTTTTAGTAAGAATTGATGAGAATATTGTAGCAGTAGAAGAAGAAAACTTCTTAGCTACTTCTTTTCATCCGGAACTAACTACTAATTCCAAGTTTCATCAATATTTTATAGATAAAGTTAAAGCTCATATTCAAAGAGACGAGATTAAGATAGGAGTATAA
- a CDS encoding aminoacyl-tRNA deacylase, whose product MDKFETKLIDFLTENDVDAKQLRFEESCHSAKEAAEAAETNSENIIKSICMVDGEDNLIVGIVNGTERVSIEKVKDKLGLEELRTANLDEILERTGYPCGGVPAIGYQAQFVIDSSVMDKEVIYSGGGSEKSLLKISPTELKKINDGLIAEISK is encoded by the coding sequence ATGGATAAATTTGAAACTAAATTAATAGACTTTTTAACTGAAAATGATGTTGATGCCAAACAGCTGAGATTTGAAGAATCTTGTCACTCAGCTAAAGAAGCAGCAGAAGCTGCAGAAACTAACTCAGAGAACATAATTAAAAGTATCTGTATGGTAGATGGAGAAGATAACTTAATTGTTGGTATTGTAAATGGAACTGAGCGAGTTAGTATAGAAAAAGTAAAGGACAAGCTTGGTTTAGAAGAACTTAGAACTGCTAATTTAGATGAAATTCTAGAGAGGACAGGTTATCCTTGTGGCGGTGTTCCTGCTATTGGTTATCAAGCTCAATTTGTAATTGATTCAAGTGTAATGGATAAAGAAGTAATTTATTCTGGGGGAGGTTCTGAAAAGTCACTATTGAAAATTTCCCCTACGGAA